A single window of Excalfactoria chinensis isolate bCotChi1 chromosome 13, bCotChi1.hap2, whole genome shotgun sequence DNA harbors:
- the SOWAHA gene encoding ankyrin repeat domain-containing protein SOWAHA, producing MAELALSPAAVLGFLRERGGWASNAELLGAFRPLLEAGGDASERAERRERFKEAVNAVAVVKERQGTKFVVLRRHLRPGPAPERRGDGGSEPTCEGRLSPPVPEELPSPRAVSELRGIFQAGGGGVPLPAGGANARKEPLPKPCMLPVRCVPAPAAPNSTTAPGPSEEPDSAVSPVAEEEDGGCHSPSLRRVPKSQRASEEQEVPLEEAEHRWLLMAAEGQWSQQLHGLLLGDASLAARRDFISGFTALHWAAKNGNCDMVRNIIDVAEKEGAQINVDARSHGGYTALHLAAMHGRDAVISMLVRSYHAKIDLRDYSGKKPHQYLKDGTSVAVRRLLGDPTLQHSTGPTVPIKKSTKIAASILSSTSTFLGVISDDMAFYDLTKGLRKPSSLNKLLTATTGPRRKPKTRGGFPSYCSLSEVAEEEEHEEAVMKRRPVSELFFGH from the coding sequence ATGGCGGAGCTCGCACTCAGCCCCGCCGCCGTGCTGGGCTTCCTGCGGGAGCGCGGCGGGTGGGCGAGCAACGCGGAGCTGCTGGGCGCTTTCCGGCCGCTGCTGGAGGCCGGCGGGGACGCGTCGGAGCGAGCGGAGCGGCGGGAGCGCTTCAAGGAGGCGGTGAACGCCGTGGCGGTGGTGAAGGAGCGGCAGGGCACCAAGTTCGTAGTGCTACGGAGACACCTGCGGCCCGGGCCGGCCCCGGAGCGGCGCGGGGATGGAGGTTCCGAGCCCACGTGCGAAGGTCGGCTGTCCCCGCCGGTCCCCGAGGAGCTGCCGTCGCCTCGGGCCGTGTCCGAGCTCCGCGGGATCTTCCAGGCTGGAGGCGGCGGAGTGCCGCTGCCCGCCGGCGGGGCCAATGCCCGCAAGGAGCCGCTCCCCAAGCCCTGCATGCTGCCGGTGCGCTGCGTGCCGGCCCCGGCTGCCCCCAACTCCACTACGGCCCCGGGGCCGTCCGAAGAGCCGGATAGCGCTGTATCGCCCGTAGCTGAGGAGGAGGACGGCGGGTGCCACTCGCCCAGTCTGCGCCGGGTCCCCAAGAGCCAACGGGCCAGCGAGGAGCAAGAAGTGCCGCTGGAGGAGGCTGAGCACCGCTGGCTGCTGATGGCGGCTGAGGGGCAGTGGTCCCAGCAGCTCCACGGGCTGCTGTTGGGTGATGCCAGCCTGGCAGCCCGGAGGGATTTCATCTCGGGCTTCACCGCCCTGCACTGGGCTGCCAAGAATGGCAACTGCGACATGGTGAGGAACATCATCGATGTAGCAGAGAAGGAAGGGGCCCAAATCAACGTGGATGCCAGGTCGCACGGTGGTTACACGGCGCTGCACCTCGCTGCCATGCACGGCCGGGATGCTGTCATCTCCATGCTGGTCCGCAGCTACCATGCCAAGATCGACCTGAGGGACTACAGCGGGAAGAAGCCACACCAATACTTGAAGGATGGGACCTCTGTGGCGGTGAGGCGCTTACTGGGGGACCCCACACTCCAACACTCCACAGGACCCACGGTGCCCATCAAGAAGAGCACCAAGATCGCTGCATCCATCCTGAGCTCCACCAGCACCTTCCTGGGGGTCATATCTGATGACATGGCTTTCTATGATCTCACCAAAGGTTTGAGGAAGCCTTCGTCCTTGAACAAGCTGCTGACTGCCACCACAGGCCCCAGGAGGAAGCCAAAAACCAGAGGGGGATTCCCTTCGTACTGCTCACTCTCTGAGgtggcggaggaggaggagcacgAGGAGGCTGTCATGAAGCGCAGGCCGGTTTCTGAGCTGTTCTTTGGCCATTAA